GCTTGCGGCAATCCTCGGGCAGTGAAGCGAGGCGTTCGCCGAACATGCGCACGAACGGAGGGCCGAAGAAGCTACGCCAGAAGAGGCCGGAGAGCCCCGCGCTGTAGTTGCGCACCGTGAAGGTTCCGATGGAGCCGTGACCATCCTCGGCGGGGACCAGACGCCGGGTCTTGCGCTCGATGTCCTCGCCCAAGGAGGCCTCCGCCAGAGGGGAGTTCACGATGCGCATGAGCTCGGCCACCTGCTCGACATGCGCGGCACGCCAGGCGGGCTTGGACGCCCATTTCGCGGAGGCCCGCCACGCGATGTCTCCGTTGTAGCAATAGGGCTGGTCATCAAAGCGGGCGGGAGAAATGCAGAGGTAATCACTGTCCGTCTGCGCCGCGATGCAGAGGGAGTGATGTTCCTCGTAGGTGGCGATGAGCGCACCATGGTCGATGGGGCCAGGAGCCAGCTGTCGTCCGAACGAGGGGACGTGCTCATATCGCCTGGGCACAAACCACCGGTACTCCTCGAAAACGAGCCGAAGTAGCTCCCGAACGCTCGTACTGGATGGCCTGCCCGGCGGAAGAGCGATGTTCGACTTGAGATAGCGAAAGCGAGGCATGCGTGGGTCTCAGGATGAATACCGCACGCTCGCCATCCCGCCGTGTACGCGTCCCCGGGCGGCGGCGTGTAGTCGAGGTGGGGAGGAGCCTTCCTGCCCAGCTCGATGGCGGTGGCCAGGGATGAGCGGCTGGCCAGCAGATAGAGCGCGACTTCAGAGGGGCTTCGCCGCAAGAAGTCCGGGTCCTGGGTATGGCTGTAGGCCCAGGCGAGCGTGGCGCGGACGAGCGCATCCAGGGACTTCTCGCGCAGCGGATGCTCTGTGAGGAGGTGACCGGGAGCGATGCGCCGCAGGTGCGCGGCATGCGTCTCCATCAGACGCATCCCCCACTGCAGGTACTCCTCCAGCTTCTCCTCCACCGCCTTCCAGCGAGCCTCCTCCTCGGCGCTCATGACGCCAGGGGAGGAGGCTCGAGACGCGGGAAGCGGCTCCGGGTGTCCCCAGTCGCCGCCAACAGCAAGCCCCGGAGGAGAGGACAGGGCCCACGCCCGGATACGCGAGGCCCGCCCCGGCTGTGGCCCCGCGCAGGCCAGCAGCAGGAGCAGCAGGACGCTCCCCATTCTCCACCCGGGTGCGTCCCGTCTCCCGCGCATCACGGCGTCCTACAGGTACTTCTCGCGCTTGCGGGCCTTGAGGGCCTCGACCACCTTGCGCACGTCCTGGCTCTTGTCCTTGGGCACCACCAGCACCGCGTCGCCCGAGTCCACCACCACCATGTCGGTGAGGCCCACCACGGTCAGCGGACGCTTCTCGGCCAGCACCACGCAGCCCTTGCAGTCCACCACCACCGCCTCGGCGCCAGAGATCACGTTGCCGTGCTCGTCCGCGGGCCGCACCTCGGGAATCGCCGCGAAGGAGCCCACGTCGCTCCAGCCGAAGTCTCCCGGCAGCACCGCGATGTTGCTCGCCTTCTCCATCACCCCGTAGTCGATGGAGATGGAGGGCAGCTTCGGGAACACGCGCTTGAGCACCGACGCGAAGGTGCGCTTGCCGGCCGCCTTGCGCAGCGCGTCCAGCCCCTTCTGCATCTCCGGCATGTGCCTGGCGAAGGCCTCCAGGATGACGTCCGCCCGGAAGACGAAGATGCCCGCGTTCCACAGGTACTCGCCCGACTCCACGTAGCGCTTCGCCGTCTCCGTGTCCGGCTTCTCGCGGAAGGCCTTCACCTGCCGGCCTCCGCCCTCCAGGCCATCACCCACCTGGATGTAGCCGTAGCCCGTCTCCGGACGGTGCGGCTTGATGCCCAGCGTCACGAGGTGGCCCTTCGCCGCCACCTGCGCCGCCTCGGCGATGGTTTTCTTGAAGCCGGCCACGTCCGCCACATGGTGGTCCGAGGGCAACACCACCAGGATGCCCTGCGGGTCCTTCGCCGCCACCTGCACCGCCGCCAGGGCGATGGCCGGCGCCGTGTTGCGCGCCACCGGCTCCACCAGGAGGTTCTTCTTGGGCAGGCCCTTCACCAGCTTCGCCGCCTGCTTCGCGTGCAGGGGACCACAGACGATGAGGGTGTCCTTCACCGACGCCAGGCCCTTGAGCCGGATGGCGGTGTCGGTGATGAGGGGGTTCTTCGAGGCCAGCGGGAGGAACTGCTTGGGACGCGCCTTGCGTGACAGGGGCCAGAAGCGGGTACCAGAGCCGCCGGCCATGATGACGGGATGGAGGGTCATGGGCGGCGCACCCTAGCGTATTGCCCGCCGCTCGCCAGGGGCTCGCTCGCCCGGCTACCCCACGAACGTGAGCAGGAGTTTTGACCCCGCCCCGAAAAGCCAGTCTCATGCCGGGCGCGTTGGAGTCCAAGCACACATCGGCAGGTTTGACGCTCGCCCTCACCCTGGCGCTCGCGGTGGGGCTGTCGCTCGCCCCGCTCCCCGAGGCGTGGCGGCCCATCCCCAGCCTCGCCCAGGGGCCGGTGGTGCCGCAGCTCATCGCGCTCGTCACCACCTCGAGCGCCGCCGCCAAGCGCAAGGCCATCGGCGTCGAGCCCGACACCGGCCACGCCCCCGAGGTGCCCGTCCTCCCCGAGGAGGAAGAGGAGACCGAGGTCGTCGAGGCCGACCCCGCCGCCAACTCCGACGGTGGCACCGTGCCCCCGCCGCCCGCCGTCGCCGACTCCTCCGACACGCTGGGACTGGCGAACCTCGGCCCCGCCACGCTCACCAAGGCCCTGCGCATGGAGGCCCTGCGCGAGAAGATGGGCTCCAAGCACGTGGACCTCGATCCGGGCTGCCGCCGCATGGGCGCCTCCGGGTGCGAGGAGGGCGGGCTCGAGCCCTTCTTCAAGGCCCTGCGCGCGCTGCACAACGGCAGCCGCACCCTGCCCGTGCGCGTGGAGCACCTGGGTGACTCGCTCATCGCCTCGGACCACATCAACGACGTGGTGCGCGAGCGGTTGCAGGAGCGCCATGGCTCGGCGGGCAAGGGCTTCCTCTACATCGACCGCCCCACCCGCTCCGGCCGCGGCGTGCGCGCCGGCCAGGCCTCCGAGGGCTGGGAGTTCATCCGCATCATCGACCGCGCCCCGCCCAGGGACCGGCTGCCCTTCACCGGCGTGGCCTTCACGGCGGGCGGACCCAAGGGCTCCCAGGACGTGCGCTTCGACATCGGTGATGCGCGCACGGCCGAAATCTTCTTCCTCGCCCAGCCCACGGGCGGCTCCGTGCAGGTGCTCGCCGATGGCAAGCCGTTGCAGCGCCTGCAGACGCGCTGGACTCCGGCCGAGGTGGCCAATGCCCGGGTGAAGCTGCCCGAGGGCGCCAAGACGCTGACGCTCAAGACGCGCGGCAAGGTGGAGCTGCACGGCGTCTCGCTGGAGAACGGCGCGCCGGGCGTGGTGTACGACACCCTGGGCCTGCCGGGCGCCTACGCGGGCGTGTTCCTGCGCACCCACCCGCCCTACTTCCGCGCGCAGATGCGCCAGCGCAAGCCCTCGCTGGTGGTGCTCATGTTCGGCGGCAACGAGGCCTTCCGCCTCTCGCGCGACTGGACGAAGCCCGAGGAGATCAAACAGGAGGCCGAGCAGCTGGTGAAGCTGGTGCGCGAGTCCGTGCCGGACGCCGCGTGCCTCGTTTGGTCTCCCATCGACGCGGCCGTGCGCACCATGGGCGGGGACCTGATTCCGCGCCGGGGCTCGCGCATGGTGGCGGACATCTTCCGCGACGTGGCCAGGGAGGGCGGCTGCGCCTACTGGGACGCGCTCGAGGCCATGGGTGGCGAGGGCTCCGCCATCCGCTGGCTGTCCGCGGGCCTGCTCAACGAGGACCTCATCCACCCGCGCGCCCGGGGCTCGGACCTGCTGGGCCACCTCTTCGACCTGTCCATCCAGCGCGCCTACGCCGCGAGCAGCCCGCCCCGGATCGCCGCCGAGCCCTCGGGCCTGCAGAACACCGGGAAGTCCCTCACCGCCACCTTCCGGCGCCTGGGCAAGCTGGAGAAGGGCGAGGACGCGCGGCTGGGCATCCTCCAGATTGGCGCCTCGCACACGGCCTCGCACTACTTCACGGACGCGATGCGCAACGCGCTGGCGAAGCGCTTCGGCGACGCCGGCCGCGGCTTCATCTCCGCGGGCAAGCCGTCGGACCGGCTCAAGCCCGCGGGCGTCTCGCGCGAGCTGACGGGGGAGTGGACGGTGGAGGACGCGCTGCAGGCCACCGTGCCCGGACAGGCCTGGGGCCTCGGCGGCACCCGCGCGGTGGGAGCCCCGGGCGCCTCGCTGCGCATCCGCTTCTGCGAGGGCTGCACCGCCGCCCCCACGCCTCCCGCGCGGCTGTCCCTCTACTGGCTGGACGGTCCCGGCAGCGGACGCATGGAGGTGAAGGTGGATGGCAACGCCATGCCGCCCGAGCCCGCGCCGCCCGAGCCCTTCACCGCGCCCACGGTGCGCATCCGCTCCTTCCCCGTCACCGGCCCGGCCCATGAGCTCGAGGTGCTCAACCAGGGCGGGGGTTCGCTCACCGTGCTCGGCGCGGCACTGGACCTGGAGCAGAAGGGCATCGCCTATGACGCGGTGGGCCTGCCGGGCTCCACCGCCGCCACGCTGGCCAGCGTGGAGCCGCAGGCGCTCTCCGCGCAGCTGTCCTCGCGCAAGCCCCAGCTGCTCGTCTTCTGGTACGGCACCAACGAGAGCGGCCAGCCGGACCTGGACGCGGAGAAGCTGCGCACCGAGTACGGCGCCCTCATCTCCCGGCTGCGCAAGGACGCGGGCGGCGCCGAGTGCCTCGTCATCGGCACCACCGACCGGCTGCAGCAGGGCAAGGACGGCAGCTGGGAGGAAGCGCCCGCCCTGGCCCGCGTGGTGACGGCCCTCCCCGAGATGGCGCGTGCCCAGGGCTGCGCCTACTGGTCCCCCCGGGCGGCCATGGGTGGGGACTGGAGCATGCTGCGCTGGCAGCGCGAGGGCCTGGGCCACTCCGACGGCATCCACCTGACTCCCGAGGGCTACGAGAAGCTCGCGGGCTCGTTCCTCTCCGACCTGCTCGCGGCCTACGAGGTCTTCAAGACCCAGCCGCCAGCACTCGCCGCGGAGGGCGGCTGACGTGTATTTCCACAGCCTCCAGTTCCTCTTCTTCCTCACCCTCACCTTCAGCCTCTACTGGGCGCTGCACCGCCACAAGTGGCCGCGCCTCGGCGTGCTGATGGTGGCGAGCGTCTTCTTCTATTCGATGTGGACGCCGTGGCCCCTGGTGCTCTTCCTCGGGGCCACCGGCATCAACCACCTGTGCATCAAGGGCTTCCGCCGCTCGCAGAAGCCCGGCGTGCGCAAGGCGCTGTTGACGCTGTCCATCGTCAGCACGCTCGGGGTGCTGTGCACCTTCAAGTACGCGGACCTGTTCCGCGAGACGGCGGTGGCGCTGCTCGGCCCGCTGGGTCTCCACGTGCGCACCCAGCCCTTCGGGCTGCTGCTGCCGGTGGGCCTCTCCTTCTTCACCTTCCAGGCCCTCAGCTACGTCATCGACCAGTACCGGGGTGAAATCGAGAAGGAGCACTCGTTCTTCGAGCACCTGCTCTACCTGCTCTTCTTCCCGCACCTGGTGGCCGGCCCCATCGTGCGCGCCTCGCACCTCATCGAGCGCTTCGATGACACGCCGTCGCTCACGGCCGACGAGGGAGGCCGCGGCCTGTACCGCATCGCGGTGGGCCTGGCCAAGAAGCTCATCATCGCGGACGTGCTGGGCAGTGGCCTGGTGGACCCCGTCTTCGGCTCGCCCGAGGCCTACACCTCCGCCGAGTGCTTCGTCGCGGCGGTGGCCTACAGCTTCGAGCTCTACTTCGACTTCTCGGCGTACTCGGACATCGCCATCGGCACGGCGGCGCTCTTCGGCTTCAAGTTCGCGGAGAACTTCAACCGCCCCTACCTGGCGACGAACCTCTTCGACTTCTGGGCCCGCTGGCACATCAGCCTCTCCAACTGGCTGCGCGACTACCTCTACCGGCCGCTGGGCGGCAACCGCGTCTCCAAGCCGCGCGCGCTGCTCAACCTGATGATCACCATGGGCCTGGGCGGCCTGTGGCACGGAGCGGACTGGCGCTTCGCCATCTGGGGCCTCGCGCACGGCGCCATGGAGTGCGTCATCCGCGTGTGGTGGTGGGTGACGGGCAAGCCGCCGAAGGAAGGCAAGATGGCGGTGGTGCGCGCGGGGCTCGGCTGGGTGGCCACCTTCACCGTGGTGGTGCTCACCCGCATCGTCTTCCGCTCGCCGAGCCTGGCGCACGCGGGCGAGATGTACCTGCGCCTCTTCGAGGGCAGCCTGGGCCTGGCCAACGTGAGCACCCTGGTGTGGACGATGCTG
The sequence above is drawn from the Archangium gephyra genome and encodes:
- a CDS encoding MBOAT family O-acyltransferase; translation: MYFHSLQFLFFLTLTFSLYWALHRHKWPRLGVLMVASVFFYSMWTPWPLVLFLGATGINHLCIKGFRRSQKPGVRKALLTLSIVSTLGVLCTFKYADLFRETAVALLGPLGLHVRTQPFGLLLPVGLSFFTFQALSYVIDQYRGEIEKEHSFFEHLLYLLFFPHLVAGPIVRASHLIERFDDTPSLTADEGGRGLYRIAVGLAKKLIIADVLGSGLVDPVFGSPEAYTSAECFVAAVAYSFELYFDFSAYSDIAIGTAALFGFKFAENFNRPYLATNLFDFWARWHISLSNWLRDYLYRPLGGNRVSKPRALLNLMITMGLGGLWHGADWRFAIWGLAHGAMECVIRVWWWVTGKPPKEGKMAVVRAGLGWVATFTVVVLTRIVFRSPSLAHAGEMYLRLFEGSLGLANVSTLVWTMLAVAAVSHVTPLSLFHKAGDLFVRMPVPVRAVVLVLVGLGVRHLTSVETRPYVYFQF
- a CDS encoding GDSL-type esterase/lipase family protein, producing MPGALESKHTSAGLTLALTLALAVGLSLAPLPEAWRPIPSLAQGPVVPQLIALVTTSSAAAKRKAIGVEPDTGHAPEVPVLPEEEEETEVVEADPAANSDGGTVPPPPAVADSSDTLGLANLGPATLTKALRMEALREKMGSKHVDLDPGCRRMGASGCEEGGLEPFFKALRALHNGSRTLPVRVEHLGDSLIASDHINDVVRERLQERHGSAGKGFLYIDRPTRSGRGVRAGQASEGWEFIRIIDRAPPRDRLPFTGVAFTAGGPKGSQDVRFDIGDARTAEIFFLAQPTGGSVQVLADGKPLQRLQTRWTPAEVANARVKLPEGAKTLTLKTRGKVELHGVSLENGAPGVVYDTLGLPGAYAGVFLRTHPPYFRAQMRQRKPSLVVLMFGGNEAFRLSRDWTKPEEIKQEAEQLVKLVRESVPDAACLVWSPIDAAVRTMGGDLIPRRGSRMVADIFRDVAREGGCAYWDALEAMGGEGSAIRWLSAGLLNEDLIHPRARGSDLLGHLFDLSIQRAYAASSPPRIAAEPSGLQNTGKSLTATFRRLGKLEKGEDARLGILQIGASHTASHYFTDAMRNALAKRFGDAGRGFISAGKPSDRLKPAGVSRELTGEWTVEDALQATVPGQAWGLGGTRAVGAPGASLRIRFCEGCTAAPTPPARLSLYWLDGPGSGRMEVKVDGNAMPPEPAPPEPFTAPTVRIRSFPVTGPAHELEVLNQGGGSLTVLGAALDLEQKGIAYDAVGLPGSTAATLASVEPQALSAQLSSRKPQLLVFWYGTNESGQPDLDAEKLRTEYGALISRLRKDAGGAECLVIGTTDRLQQGKDGSWEEAPALARVVTALPEMARAQGCAYWSPRAAMGGDWSMLRWQREGLGHSDGIHLTPEGYEKLAGSFLSDLLAAYEVFKTQPPALAAEGG
- a CDS encoding mannose-1-phosphate guanylyltransferase, which codes for MTLHPVIMAGGSGTRFWPLSRKARPKQFLPLASKNPLITDTAIRLKGLASVKDTLIVCGPLHAKQAAKLVKGLPKKNLLVEPVARNTAPAIALAAVQVAAKDPQGILVVLPSDHHVADVAGFKKTIAEAAQVAAKGHLVTLGIKPHRPETGYGYIQVGDGLEGGGRQVKAFREKPDTETAKRYVESGEYLWNAGIFVFRADVILEAFARHMPEMQKGLDALRKAAGKRTFASVLKRVFPKLPSISIDYGVMEKASNIAVLPGDFGWSDVGSFAAIPEVRPADEHGNVISGAEAVVVDCKGCVVLAEKRPLTVVGLTDMVVVDSGDAVLVVPKDKSQDVRKVVEALKARKREKYL